The genomic stretch GCGCGCGCCGAGCATCGGTGCGAGCAGCAAGGCGGCCGCCACCAGAGCAACGCCGGTCGCCGCAGGGACGAGCCGTAGCGTCGCGATCGTCAACTCGCCTGAACTGGTTTCGCCGCTCAGCCGGGCGGCGATCGACCCCAAGTAATGCAACGTCGGGCCGTGATACTCGTGCGGATCGTAGCGATGCGCTCCACCGTCGAGCATCTCACCGACTTTCCATGCGTGGACGGATTCGTCGGCGTGGATAGGCTTGCCGCCGAGATCGGCGAGTCTCAGCCAGGCCGCGACACTCAGGACGACGGCCCAGCCGAGCAGGAGGAGGGCGTTACGACTGCTGGCCAAACACCTCGATCTCGACGTAGTGGTTCATGCCGTCGGAGGTGTTTCCACGGGAGTAGAAACGCACGTAGCGGGCGTCGAGACCGGCAACGGGAATGAGGCGACCTTCGTAGGTCTCGATGTAGGCGGGATCGCGGCCCGCACCGAGGCCGGAAGAGTTGTCGTGGTCGTTGTTGAAGACGGTGCGCACGTTCTTGGTGAATGCCTCGTCGTCGGCCACCTGCACGATCACGTCGTGATACGCGCGGGCGGCGAGGTGGTAGTGCCAGAGCATGACGGCGTGGATCTTCGAGGTCTTGCCGAGATCGATCTGCACCCATTGGGTGTCCGGTCCGAGTTCGACGAAGTAGCCGTCGCCGCCGTTCTTGTCTCCGTCGGTGATGTATTCGAGTTCGCCGATGACGGGGAAGTCGTCGCTGCTCGTCACGGGACGTTCGAGCGCGAGGTTGGTCGTGCCGGCCGGAACCATGAAGGGAGGTTTGGCGCCTTGGGTGGGCTTCTCGAGGTTGGGAAGATTGACCGGTTTCGGCGTGCCGACGAACATCGGTTTGGGCAACTCGGTGGTGAGAGGCACCATGTCGGCGGCGACTGCGGAGCCCGCGGCGATCGCGAGCGCGAGAAGGGGTGAAACGAAGCGGTACATGCGCGGACGTTCGCGCCGGACGGCGGGTGGTGTCAAGGGCGACCGGGCCGTCGAACTTGTGCTCGCATCGGGCGGAACGCGGCACCTAGTTTGCAACGATGCCGCCCATCCTCTGGCTCGTCGTTCTCTGCCTTTCGGCACGACTGGTCGTCCAACTCGCGCTCTCCGTTCTCAACTCGCGTGAGGCCCGCCGCAATCGAGGCTCGATCCCGCCGGCGTTCGCTGCGCTCGTGACGCCCGGCGAGTACGAACGATCGATCGATTACACGCTCGCGAAGGGGCGCTTCGCGCGGGTGGAGCACGTCTTCGACGCGGTGCTGCTCGCGCTGGTGCTCTTCAGCGGCGTGTTGCCCGTGGCGTGGGAGGTTTGGTGGGACATGCTCGGCGGTGCGGCTTGGTCGGGTGCCTTGTTTCTGGTGGCGGTCACCGCGGCGCTTTCCGTTCCAAACCTGCCCCTCGAGTGGTGGGCGCAGTTTCGACTGGAGGAACGCTTCGGATTCAATCGCAGCACCCTGCGGCTTTGGTGGACGGACAAACTCAAGGGCGCAGTGCTGGGCGTGGTGATCGGCTTTCCTCTCCTGTGGCTGTTGATCAACCTCGTCGGGTGGATCGGTGCTTGGTGGTGGTTGGCAGGGTGGGGCGTGCTGTTCCTCTTTCAGATCGTGATGATCGTCGTCTACCCGATGTGGATCCTGCCGTGGTTCAACAAACTCGAGCCGCTCGCCGACGGCGAGGTGCGCGATCGACTGCTCGCCGTGGCGCAACGGGCACGGTTTCCCACCTCGACCATCCAAGTGATGGACGGGAGCAAGCGTTCGGCCCATTCCAACGCGTTCTTCACGGGCTTCGGCCGGTTCCGACGTATCGTGCTTTTCGATACGTTGCTCGAGCAACTCTCGCCGGAGGAGCTAGAGGCGGTGCTCGCACACGAGATCGGGCACTACAAGCTCGGGCACATCCCACGCATGCTCGCCTTGTCGGCAGTGTCGTCGCTCGGTGCGTTCGCTCTCATCGGTTGGCTTCCGTCGCAGCCGGAATTCTTCCATGCCTTCGGGTTTGCCGAGCCTTCGATCGCGATCGCGTTTCTTCTCTTCAGTCTGCTCGCCGGGCTGGTGGGATTCTGGCTCGCGCCGCTGACCAATCTCTTGTCTCGGAAACACGAATACGAGGCCGATGCATTCGCTCGGGAACTGACCGGTGGACCCGGTGCAATCGTCGCCGCGCTGCGTCGACTCTCGCGCAAGAATCTCGCCAACCTCACGCCGCACCGCGCGTTCAGCGCATTCTACTATTCGCATCCGACCTTGGCCGAACGGGAGGCGGCGGTCTCGCGTCCATGAGTCTACGCACTTTCGCCTTCGGACTGCTCGCCGCAGGGGCCGTGTTCACCGACGCAGCCGGAGCGGAGTCGGCCGCGGCGAGCGCGCCCGTGGCTGCGGGGTCCGTGCGCTTGGCCACGTTCAACGTCTACAACTACCTTTCCATGGATCGCCGCGTGGAGGGACGTTT from Opitutales bacterium ASA1 encodes the following:
- a CDS encoding M48 family metallopeptidase, with amino-acid sequence MPPILWLVVLCLSARLVVQLALSVLNSREARRNRGSIPPAFAALVTPGEYERSIDYTLAKGRFARVEHVFDAVLLALVLFSGVLPVAWEVWWDMLGGAAWSGALFLVAVTAALSVPNLPLEWWAQFRLEERFGFNRSTLRLWWTDKLKGAVLGVVIGFPLLWLLINLVGWIGAWWWLAGWGVLFLFQIVMIVVYPMWILPWFNKLEPLADGEVRDRLLAVAQRARFPTSTIQVMDGSKRSAHSNAFFTGFGRFRRIVLFDTLLEQLSPEELEAVLAHEIGHYKLGHIPRMLALSAVSSLGAFALIGWLPSQPEFFHAFGFAEPSIAIAFLLFSLLAGLVGFWLAPLTNLLSRKHEYEADAFARELTGGPGAIVAALRRLSRKNLANLTPHRAFSAFYYSHPTLAEREAAVSRP